One window of the Streptococcus parasanguinis ATCC 15912 genome contains the following:
- the thiI gene encoding tRNA uracil 4-sulfurtransferase ThiI, whose protein sequence is MTLTYSEIMIRYGELSTKGKNRMRFINKLRNNIQDVLSIYPAVKVTADRDRAHAYLHGTDYEPVAESLKQVFGIQNFSPVYKIEKSVPALKAAVQEIMKEIYKDGLTFKISSKRSDHTFELDSRELNQTLGGAVFEAIPTIQAQMKKPDINLQVEIREEAAYISYETINGAGGLPVGTSGKGMLMLSGGIDSPVAGYLALKRGVDIEAVHFASPPYTSPGALKKAHDLTRKLTKFGGNIQFIEVPFTEIQEEIKAKAPEAYLMTLTRRFMMRITDRIREVRGGLVIINGESLGQVASQTLESMQAINAVTNTPVIRPVVTMDKLEIIDIAQEIDTFEISIQPFEDCCTIFAPDRPKTNPKLKNAEQYEQRMDVEALVERAVAGIIVTEITPKEEKDEVDDLIEDLL, encoded by the coding sequence ATGACCTTAACCTATTCAGAAATTATGATTCGCTATGGAGAGCTTTCTACTAAAGGAAAGAACCGCATGCGTTTCATCAATAAACTTCGCAATAATATCCAAGATGTTTTATCTATCTATCCAGCTGTCAAAGTGACAGCGGACCGTGATCGAGCGCATGCTTATCTGCATGGGACGGATTATGAACCGGTAGCCGAATCCCTCAAGCAGGTTTTTGGAATCCAAAATTTTTCACCCGTTTACAAGATTGAAAAATCTGTTCCGGCCTTAAAAGCGGCTGTGCAAGAGATTATGAAGGAGATTTACAAGGACGGCTTGACCTTTAAAATCTCAAGTAAACGCAGTGACCATACCTTTGAACTCGATAGTCGCGAGCTCAATCAAACCTTGGGAGGTGCTGTCTTTGAAGCGATCCCAACCATCCAAGCTCAGATGAAAAAACCAGATATCAACTTGCAAGTTGAAATTCGAGAAGAAGCAGCCTATATTTCTTATGAAACCATTAATGGAGCAGGTGGCCTTCCTGTTGGTACGTCTGGCAAGGGCATGCTCATGCTTTCTGGTGGAATTGACTCTCCAGTAGCTGGTTACCTAGCCTTGAAGCGTGGAGTGGATATCGAGGCAGTCCACTTTGCTAGCCCGCCTTATACCAGCCCAGGTGCTTTGAAAAAGGCCCATGATTTAACACGGAAGTTGACCAAGTTTGGGGGCAATATCCAATTTATCGAGGTGCCCTTCACAGAGATCCAAGAGGAAATCAAGGCCAAGGCACCAGAAGCCTACCTCATGACTTTGACCCGTCGCTTTATGATGCGTATTACAGACCGCATTCGCGAGGTTCGCGGTGGTTTGGTGATTATCAATGGTGAAAGCTTGGGACAAGTGGCTAGCCAAACCTTAGAGAGTATGCAGGCCATCAATGCCGTGACCAATACGCCGGTTATCCGTCCGGTAGTGACCATGGACAAATTGGAAATCATCGATATTGCCCAAGAGATTGATACCTTTGAAATCTCTATCCAGCCATTCGAAGATTGTTGTACCATCTTTGCACCGGATCGTCCAAAGACGAATCCGAAACTCAAAAATGCGGAGCAGTATGAGCAACGTATGGATGTGGAAGCTTTGGTTGAGCGTGCGGTAGCAGGTATCATCGTAACTGAGATCACACCAAAAGAAGAAAAAGATGAGGTCGATGACCTGATTGAGGATTTGCTATAA
- a CDS encoding cysteine desulfurase family protein: protein MIYFDNSATTKPYPEALATYTEVATRIWGNPSSLHNLGSQATRILEASRKQIAELIGKKAEEIYFTSGGTEGDNWILKGVAFEKAPYGKHIIVSDIEHPAIKESAAWLKTQGFEVDYAPVDARGFVKVDALASLLRPDTTLVSVMAVNNEIGSIQPIHEIAALLEDRPTVSFHVDAVQALAKVATEVYLPERVDFATFSSHKFHGLRGVGFVYIKEGKKITPLLTGGGQEKEMRSTTENVAGIAATAKALRLAMENQEAFASKTQQMKEVIREELANYPDVTVFSGEDHFAPHILTFGIKGVRGEVVVHAFEEFDIYISTTSACSSKAGKPAGTLIAMGVDKSIAQTAVRLSLDLENDMSQVEQFLTKFKLIYEQTRKVR from the coding sequence ATGATCTATTTTGACAATTCAGCAACGACTAAACCCTATCCAGAAGCCCTTGCGACTTATACAGAAGTAGCAACTCGGATCTGGGGCAACCCTTCTAGTTTGCACAATCTAGGTAGTCAAGCTACTCGTATTTTAGAAGCTTCTCGGAAACAAATTGCTGAGCTAATTGGCAAGAAAGCTGAGGAAATTTACTTCACGTCTGGTGGGACAGAAGGGGACAACTGGATTCTCAAGGGTGTCGCCTTTGAAAAAGCTCCTTATGGCAAGCATATCATTGTCTCTGACATCGAGCATCCTGCCATCAAGGAATCGGCTGCTTGGTTAAAGACACAAGGATTCGAAGTGGATTACGCTCCTGTGGATGCGCGTGGCTTTGTCAAGGTGGATGCCTTGGCTAGTCTTCTCCGTCCGGATACGACCTTAGTCTCTGTCATGGCCGTCAACAATGAGATTGGCTCCATCCAGCCCATCCATGAAATCGCGGCTCTTCTGGAAGATCGCCCAACGGTTAGTTTCCATGTCGATGCGGTTCAAGCCTTGGCAAAGGTAGCAACAGAAGTTTATCTACCAGAGCGCGTGGATTTTGCGACCTTCTCTAGTCACAAATTCCATGGGCTTCGCGGAGTAGGCTTTGTCTACATCAAAGAAGGCAAAAAGATCACTCCTCTCTTAACCGGAGGTGGTCAAGAAAAGGAAATGCGCTCGACAACCGAGAACGTGGCAGGAATCGCAGCAACGGCAAAAGCCCTACGCTTAGCCATGGAAAACCAAGAAGCTTTTGCCAGCAAGACCCAGCAGATGAAAGAAGTCATCCGCGAAGAATTGGCTAACTATCCAGATGTCACTGTCTTTTCTGGTGAGGATCACTTTGCGCCTCACATCTTGACTTTCGGGATCAAGGGAGTTCGTGGAGAAGTAGTGGTCCATGCCTTTGAAGAGTTTGATATTTACATCTCGACAACCAGTGCCTGCTCGTCTAAAGCTGGTAAGCCAGCTGGAACCTTGATTGCCATGGGAGTGGACAAGAGTATCGCCCAGACTGCTGTACGCTTGAGTCTCGATCTTGAAAACGACATGAGCCAAGTCGAGCAATTCTTGACCAAGTTCAAACTGATTTACGAGCAAACACGAAAAGTACGTTAA
- a CDS encoding DUF6556 family protein, which produces MSQYSRSNKNQKPEEKADTRPSRGEKVKQGLSVFQTVVATIASLLGIIVTSFTIMSLLNKDNQKTEDKPSSSTSVVVVHDKGSDSSATNTDANTNTQTSSNNTDASSQKETDSSSATESSSSAAQDQGSTATDSGADTASSGTN; this is translated from the coding sequence ATGTCACAATATTCAAGAAGTAACAAAAACCAAAAACCTGAGGAAAAAGCAGATACAAGACCATCTCGCGGTGAGAAAGTCAAACAAGGTTTATCCGTATTTCAAACGGTTGTAGCTACGATTGCCAGTCTCTTAGGGATTATCGTCACTTCCTTTACCATCATGAGTCTGCTCAATAAAGACAATCAAAAAACAGAAGACAAACCATCTAGTAGCACCAGCGTCGTCGTGGTCCACGATAAGGGCTCTGACTCAAGCGCTACCAATACAGATGCTAACACCAATACACAAACCAGTTCAAATAATACAGATGCTAGTTCACAAAAAGAAACCGATAGCTCATCTGCTACTGAATCTAGCTCATCTGCCGCACAAGACCAAGGCTCCACAGCAACAGACAGTGGCGCAGATACAGCATCATCTGGAACCAACTAA
- a CDS encoding ABC transporter substrate-binding protein → MKKLYSFLTGIVLVILVLWGISHQIEASMNTKNSDKLVIYNWGDYIDPELLKEFTKETGIQVQYDTFDSNEAMYTKIKQGGTTYDIAIPSEYMIAKMMDEHLVEKLDQSKIKGMENIDPKLLNQSFDPGNQYSVPYFWGTLGIVYNTKMVKNAPEHWSDLWREEYRNDIMMYDGAREVMGIGLNTLGYSLNEKDPKKLQEAVDKLYTLTPNIKALVADEMKGYMIQNNAAIGVTFSGEASQMLDANKDLRYVVPTEASNLWFDNIVIPKTVKNKEAAYAFINFMLRPKNALKNALYVGYSTPNKKAKAMLPKEIQDDQSFYPSDETLDHLEVYQQLGKKLLGVYNDLYLQVKMYRK, encoded by the coding sequence ATGAAAAAACTTTATTCATTCCTAACAGGGATTGTCCTTGTCATTCTGGTCCTCTGGGGAATTAGCCACCAGATCGAAGCGAGCATGAATACCAAGAATAGTGATAAGCTGGTCATCTACAACTGGGGAGATTATATCGATCCAGAATTGCTCAAGGAATTCACCAAAGAAACAGGAATTCAGGTGCAATATGATACCTTTGATTCCAACGAAGCCATGTACACCAAGATCAAGCAAGGGGGAACCACCTACGATATTGCGATTCCTAGTGAATACATGATTGCCAAGATGATGGATGAGCATCTGGTTGAAAAGTTGGACCAATCCAAGATCAAAGGGATGGAAAATATCGATCCAAAACTCTTGAATCAATCGTTTGATCCGGGCAACCAATATTCCGTACCTTATTTCTGGGGCACCTTGGGGATCGTCTACAATACGAAGATGGTCAAAAATGCTCCGGAACATTGGTCGGATCTCTGGCGTGAAGAGTACAGAAATGACATCATGATGTACGATGGTGCGCGTGAGGTGATGGGAATTGGTCTCAATACATTAGGCTATAGCCTCAATGAAAAGGATCCAAAGAAATTGCAAGAGGCCGTGGATAAACTCTACACCTTGACGCCAAATATCAAAGCTTTGGTGGCCGATGAGATGAAAGGCTATATGATCCAAAACAATGCAGCTATTGGGGTTACTTTCTCAGGAGAAGCCAGCCAAATGCTGGATGCCAATAAGGATCTTCGCTATGTCGTACCAACTGAAGCCAGCAACCTTTGGTTTGATAACATTGTCATTCCAAAAACCGTGAAAAATAAAGAAGCAGCATATGCCTTTATTAACTTCATGCTTCGTCCTAAAAATGCTTTGAAAAATGCTCTTTATGTCGGCTACTCAACGCCAAATAAAAAAGCCAAAGCCATGTTGCCAAAAGAAATCCAAGATGACCAATCCTTCTATCCAAGCGATGAAACGCTGGACCATTTGGAAGTCTATCAACAATTAGGCAAGAAATTGCTTGGAGTCTATAACGATCTTTACCTTCAGGTCAAGATGTATCGAAAATAA
- a CDS encoding ABC transporter permease, which produces MKKVSHFYLGFVFLILYLPIFYLIFYAFNKGGDMNAFTGFTLEHFNELFADSRLMLILSETFLLAFLSALIATVIGTFGAIYIYQSKKKLEGPLLSINNILMVAPDVMIGASFLILFTTVKYQLGFLSVLASHVAFSIPIVVLMVLPRLKEMNRDMVNAAYDLGATQVQMLKEIMLPYLTPAIIAGYFMAFTYSLDDFAVTFFVTGNGFTTLSVEIYSRARQGISLSINALSALVFLFSVLLVIGYYFITREKEEAA; this is translated from the coding sequence ATGAAAAAAGTGTCTCATTTTTATCTAGGTTTCGTCTTTCTGATCCTCTATCTTCCTATCTTTTATTTGATCTTTTATGCCTTCAATAAAGGGGGAGATATGAATGCCTTCACAGGCTTCACGCTTGAGCATTTCAATGAATTGTTCGCAGATAGTCGCCTGATGCTGATCTTATCAGAGACCTTCCTCTTGGCCTTCTTGTCAGCCTTGATTGCGACAGTGATTGGGACCTTTGGAGCCATTTATATCTACCAATCGAAGAAAAAGTTAGAAGGTCCTTTGCTCTCCATCAACAACATTCTCATGGTAGCGCCAGACGTTATGATCGGGGCCAGCTTCTTGATTCTCTTTACGACGGTGAAGTACCAGCTAGGTTTCCTATCTGTTCTGGCTAGCCACGTGGCCTTTTCGATTCCCATTGTGGTCTTGATGGTTTTGCCACGACTCAAGGAAATGAACCGGGATATGGTCAATGCTGCCTATGACTTGGGAGCTACCCAAGTACAAATGCTCAAAGAGATCATGTTGCCGTATCTGACACCAGCCATTATTGCTGGCTACTTTATGGCCTTTACCTATTCTCTTGACGACTTTGCCGTGACCTTCTTTGTAACCGGAAATGGTTTTACAACCTTGTCTGTAGAGATCTACTCCCGTGCGCGTCAAGGGATTTCCCTCAGTATCAATGCCTTGTCCGCCCTTGTCTTTCTCTTTAGTGTGCTCTTGGTCATCGGTTATTACTTTATTACCCGTGAAAAGGAGGAAGCAGCATGA
- a CDS encoding ABC transporter permease, with product MKKTTSNLFILPYFLWIFLFVLAPVVMIIFQSFFNVEGQFSLENYKEFFTSQNLTYLKMSFNSVLYAGIVTLVTLLISYPTAYFLTLLKHRQLWLMLIVLPTWVNLLLKAYAFIGIFGQNGSINSFLSFLGVAPQQILFTDFSFIFVASYIELPFMILPIFNVLDDLDPNLINASYDLGANRWDTFRHVVFPLSMNGVRSGVQSVFIPSLSLFMLTRMIGGNRVITLGTAIEQHFLTTQNWGMGSTIGVVLILAMLFTMWATRERRER from the coding sequence ATGAAGAAAACAACCTCTAATCTATTTATCCTCCCCTATTTCTTGTGGATTTTTCTCTTTGTTTTGGCTCCTGTAGTCATGATCATCTTTCAATCGTTTTTTAACGTTGAAGGGCAGTTTTCACTTGAAAACTACAAAGAGTTCTTCACTTCGCAAAATTTGACCTATTTAAAGATGAGCTTTAATTCGGTCCTTTATGCCGGAATCGTCACCCTGGTGACGCTCTTGATCTCCTACCCGACTGCTTACTTTTTGACGCTGCTCAAACACCGGCAGTTGTGGTTGATGTTGATCGTCTTGCCAACTTGGGTCAATCTCTTGCTCAAAGCCTATGCCTTTATCGGAATCTTTGGGCAAAACGGCTCCATCAATAGCTTTTTAAGCTTTCTCGGAGTCGCTCCCCAGCAGATCCTCTTTACTGATTTCTCCTTTATCTTTGTAGCCAGCTACATCGAGTTGCCTTTTATGATTTTGCCGATCTTTAATGTCTTAGATGACTTAGATCCAAACTTGATCAATGCCAGCTATGATTTGGGAGCCAATCGTTGGGATACCTTCCGTCATGTGGTCTTCCCCTTGTCCATGAATGGAGTCCGCTCAGGTGTACAATCTGTCTTTATTCCTAGTCTGAGCCTCTTCATGTTGACACGGATGATCGGTGGAAACCGCGTCATTACCTTAGGGACAGCGATTGAACAGCACTTCCTGACAACACAAAACTGGGGAATGGGTTCTACCATCGGAGTTGTTCTGATCCTTGCTATGCTCTTTACCATGTGGGCAACAAGAGAAAGGAGAGAACGATGA
- a CDS encoding ABC transporter ATP-binding protein, translating into MKKPIIEFKNVSKVFEDSGTVVLKDINFELEEGKFYTLLGASGSGKSTILNIIAGLLDATTGDVYLDGERINDVPTNKRDVHTVFQSYALFPHMTVFENVAFPLRLKKVDKAEIERRVSEVLKMVQLAGFEKRSIQKLSGGQRQRVAIARAIINEPRVVLLDEPLSALDLKLRTDMQYELRELQQRLGITFVFVTHDQEEALAMSDWIFVMNEGEIVQSGTPVDIYDEPINHFVATFIGESNILDGRMIEDYLVEFNGKRFEAVDGGMRPNEPVEVVIRPEDLQITLPEEGKLQVKVDTQLFRGVHYEIIAYDDLGNEWMIHSTRKAIVGEVIGLDFEPEDIHVMRLNETEEEFDARIEEYVEVEEQEAGLINAIEEERDEENNL; encoded by the coding sequence TTGAAAAAACCAATTATTGAGTTTAAAAATGTTTCAAAGGTCTTTGAAGATAGCGGAACTGTTGTCCTAAAGGATATCAATTTTGAATTGGAAGAAGGGAAGTTTTATACCCTGCTTGGTGCATCTGGATCAGGAAAATCGACCATCCTTAATATCATTGCCGGTCTTTTGGATGCGACGACTGGAGATGTCTACCTCGATGGGGAACGGATCAATGATGTCCCTACCAACAAACGGGATGTCCACACCGTCTTTCAGTCCTATGCCCTTTTTCCACATATGACGGTCTTTGAAAATGTGGCTTTTCCCCTTCGTTTGAAAAAGGTGGACAAGGCTGAGATCGAACGTCGGGTTTCAGAAGTATTGAAAATGGTCCAGTTAGCAGGATTTGAAAAACGTTCGATCCAAAAATTATCTGGTGGTCAACGCCAGCGGGTAGCTATTGCCCGGGCTATTATCAATGAACCACGAGTGGTCCTTTTAGATGAGCCCTTGTCTGCACTTGACTTGAAACTTCGGACAGACATGCAGTATGAGTTGCGGGAATTGCAACAACGCTTGGGGATTACCTTTGTCTTTGTTACCCATGACCAAGAAGAAGCCCTTGCCATGAGTGACTGGATCTTTGTCATGAACGAAGGAGAGATCGTCCAATCTGGTACACCAGTAGATATCTATGATGAGCCAATCAACCACTTTGTAGCTACCTTTATCGGGGAGTCCAACATTCTAGATGGTCGTATGATCGAGGACTACTTGGTTGAGTTCAATGGCAAACGCTTTGAAGCCGTCGATGGTGGGATGCGTCCAAACGAACCAGTTGAAGTCGTTATTCGTCCTGAAGACTTGCAAATCACTCTTCCTGAAGAAGGTAAGCTCCAAGTGAAGGTGGATACTCAGCTCTTCCGTGGTGTGCATTATGAGATCATCGCCTATGATGATTTGGGAAATGAGTGGATGATTCACTCCACTCGTAAGGCCATCGTGGGAGAAGTCATCGGGTTAGACTTTGAACCAGAAGATATCCACGTTATGCGTCTCAATGAAACCGAAGAAGAATTCGATGCGCGGATCGAAGAGTACGTTGAAGTGGAAGAGCAAGAAGCTGGTTTGATTAATGCCATTGAGGAGGAAAGAGATGAAGAAAACAACCTCTAA
- the murB gene encoding UDP-N-acetylmuramate dehydrogenase, whose amino-acid sequence MNEKINQILEGIDIRFQEPLKHYTFTKVGGNAEFLAFPRNQYELKRIVQFANQEQIPWMVLGNASNIIVRDGGIPGFVIMFDRLRDISVDGYVIEAEAGAKLIDTTHVALHHSLKGFEFASGIPGSVGGAVFMNAGAYGGEIAHVLVSCKVLTKEGEIETLSAKELAFGYRHSKIQETGAVVISAKFALSPGNHEQIKQEMERLTHLRQLKQPLEYPSCGSVFKRPVGHFAGQLISEAGLKGYRIGGVEVSEKHAGFMVNVDNGTAKDYEDLIAHVIEAVEAHSGVRLEPEVRIIGQA is encoded by the coding sequence ATGAATGAAAAAATAAATCAAATTCTTGAAGGGATTGATATCCGTTTTCAAGAACCTTTAAAACATTATACCTTTACAAAGGTAGGTGGGAATGCAGAATTTTTAGCTTTTCCTCGCAACCAATACGAATTAAAACGCATCGTTCAATTTGCCAACCAAGAGCAAATTCCATGGATGGTCCTTGGCAATGCGTCCAATATCATTGTCCGCGATGGGGGCATTCCGGGATTTGTCATTATGTTTGATCGCTTGCGTGACATCAGTGTGGATGGTTATGTGATCGAAGCAGAAGCAGGAGCTAAACTCATCGACACCACTCATGTGGCCTTGCACCATAGTTTGAAAGGCTTCGAGTTTGCTAGTGGGATTCCAGGCAGTGTCGGTGGGGCTGTCTTTATGAATGCTGGAGCTTATGGGGGAGAGATTGCTCATGTCCTTGTATCTTGTAAGGTCTTGACCAAGGAAGGGGAAATTGAAACCTTGTCGGCGAAAGAGTTGGCTTTTGGCTATCGTCACTCAAAGATTCAAGAGACTGGTGCTGTGGTCATCTCTGCCAAATTTGCTTTGTCTCCAGGCAATCACGAGCAAATCAAACAGGAGATGGAGCGTTTGACCCATCTTCGTCAGCTCAAGCAACCCCTTGAATACCCTTCATGTGGATCTGTCTTTAAGCGTCCTGTTGGCCATTTTGCAGGTCAATTGATCAGTGAAGCAGGTCTAAAAGGCTATCGAATCGGTGGTGTGGAAGTTTCTGAAAAGCATGCCGGCTTTATGGTTAATGTCGACAATGGAACTGCTAAGGATTACGAAGATTTGATCGCCCATGTCATTGAAGCAGTAGAGGCTCATTCAGGTGTCCGTTTAGAACCAGAAGTTCGCATTATCGGCCAAGCCTAA
- the thrB gene encoding homoserine kinase, which yields MKIIVPATSANVGPGFDSVGIAVTRYLTIEVLEPADDWFIEHDLGAGIPTDEKNLLLSTALSISTDMQPHRIKMTSEVPLARGLGSSSSVIVAGIELANQLAKLQLSDAEKLRIATEIEGHPDNVAPAIFGNMVIASYIGEDVQYVTSDFPSCDLVAFVPSYQLKTSDSRNVLPKEWSYKEAVAASSVANVAIAALLKGDLLTAGRSIESDHFHERYRQSLVKEFPQVKEVAHAHGAYATYLSGAGPTIMNLLAPEHTAAFVAALEELGLDGQIFQLKIDTFGVRVEK from the coding sequence ATGAAAATTATTGTTCCAGCAACCAGTGCCAATGTCGGTCCAGGATTTGATTCTGTAGGGATTGCCGTGACTCGCTATTTGACCATTGAAGTCCTTGAACCAGCAGATGATTGGTTCATTGAGCATGATCTAGGAGCAGGGATTCCGACAGATGAGAAAAACCTCTTGCTCTCAACAGCCCTCTCTATCTCAACTGATATGCAGCCCCATCGGATCAAGATGACTAGTGAAGTGCCTTTGGCACGTGGTCTTGGTTCTTCTAGCTCGGTCATTGTCGCAGGGATTGAATTGGCCAATCAATTAGCCAAGCTCCAGCTATCAGACGCTGAGAAATTACGCATTGCGACCGAGATCGAAGGTCATCCGGATAATGTAGCTCCAGCTATCTTTGGAAATATGGTCATTGCGAGCTACATCGGTGAAGATGTCCAATATGTCACATCTGACTTCCCAAGCTGTGACCTTGTGGCCTTTGTACCGAGCTACCAATTGAAAACCAGTGATAGTCGCAATGTCCTACCGAAAGAATGGTCTTATAAGGAAGCAGTTGCAGCTAGTAGCGTAGCCAATGTCGCTATCGCAGCTCTCCTAAAGGGAGATTTGCTGACGGCTGGTCGCTCCATCGAGTCAGATCATTTCCACGAACGCTACCGTCAATCTCTTGTCAAAGAGTTCCCTCAGGTCAAAGAAGTAGCACATGCGCATGGGGCTTACGCCACCTATCTGTCAGGAGCAGGCCCAACGATCATGAACCTCTTAGCACCAGAGCATACAGCAGCCTTTGTCGCAGCTCTCGAAGAACTCGGGCTAGATGGTCAGATTTTCCAACTTAAAATCGACACATTTGGCGTTCGTGTTGAGAAATAA
- a CDS encoding homoserine dehydrogenase, with amino-acid sequence MSVKIALLGFGTVASGVPFLLKENHEKITQAAQDEIEITKVLVRDDAEKEKLQAAGHDYNFVTNVDEIIEDKDIAIVVELMGRIEPAKTFITRALEAGKHVVSANKDLLAVHGSELLEIAKKHQVALYYEAAVAGGIPILRTLVNSLASDKVTKVLGVVNGTSNFMMTKMVEEGWTYEDALAEAQRLGYAESDPTNDVEGIDAAYKMVILSQFAFGMNIQFDQVGHKGISQITPQDVSVAQSLGYVIKLVGSIVETESGIAAEVTPTFLPKQHPLAGVNDVMNAVYVESIGIGESMYYGPGAGQKPTATSVVADLVRIVRRLKEGTIGKAFNEYSRPLQLAKPEDVKNNYYFSIKAPDATGQILRLAEIFNAEGASFKQILQEDSDGHYASVVIITHQVNQTQFKNLVEKLDSEANFELLNTFKVLGE; translated from the coding sequence ATGTCTGTTAAGATTGCCTTACTAGGATTTGGTACTGTTGCTAGTGGCGTACCATTTTTATTAAAAGAAAACCATGAAAAAATCACCCAGGCAGCTCAAGATGAAATCGAGATCACTAAGGTCTTGGTTCGAGATGATGCGGAAAAGGAAAAATTACAAGCTGCTGGTCATGACTACAACTTTGTGACCAATGTCGATGAGATCATTGAAGACAAGGACATTGCCATCGTGGTCGAATTGATGGGTCGTATCGAGCCAGCTAAGACCTTTATCACCCGTGCGCTGGAAGCAGGTAAACACGTGGTCTCTGCTAACAAAGACCTTCTTGCCGTTCATGGAAGCGAGTTGCTAGAGATTGCTAAAAAACACCAAGTGGCCCTTTATTATGAAGCTGCCGTAGCTGGTGGGATCCCAATCCTTCGGACCTTGGTAAATTCCCTAGCTTCCGACAAGGTGACCAAAGTGCTCGGTGTGGTCAATGGAACATCTAACTTCATGATGACTAAAATGGTTGAAGAAGGTTGGACTTATGAGGATGCTTTAGCAGAAGCGCAACGTCTTGGTTACGCTGAAAGTGATCCAACCAACGACGTTGAAGGAATTGATGCTGCCTACAAGATGGTGATCTTGAGCCAATTTGCCTTTGGAATGAATATCCAATTTGACCAAGTAGGTCACAAAGGAATCAGCCAAATCACTCCTCAGGATGTATCGGTTGCTCAAAGCCTTGGATATGTCATTAAGCTGGTCGGCTCTATCGTTGAAACAGAGTCAGGGATCGCAGCAGAAGTGACACCAACCTTCCTTCCAAAACAACATCCACTCGCAGGAGTGAACGACGTTATGAATGCGGTCTATGTGGAATCCATCGGTATTGGTGAGTCTATGTACTACGGACCAGGTGCTGGTCAAAAACCAACTGCGACCAGTGTCGTAGCCGACCTCGTTCGCATTGTCCGTCGACTAAAAGAAGGAACAATCGGTAAAGCCTTCAATGAATACAGCCGCCCTCTTCAATTGGCTAAGCCAGAAGATGTGAAGAACAATTATTACTTCTCAATCAAGGCACCAGATGCGACTGGTCAAATCTTGCGTCTTGCGGAAATCTTTAATGCAGAAGGAGCTTCCTTCAAGCAAATCCTCCAAGAAGACTCAGATGGTCACTATGCAAGTGTCGTCATCATTACCCACCAAGTCAACCAAACCCAATTCAAGAACTTGGTTGAAAAATTGGATTCAGAGGCGAATTTCGAACTCTTGAATACCTTTAAAGTCTTGGGAGAATAA
- a CDS encoding polysaccharide deacetylase family protein gives MSKRRVPKKIKALLGINAFLLVCIFICSFLLIKRITQPRDGNTSGTAVTRSLEEGSSSIEWTRVKKPVKLPILMYHSVHNMAESEAANANLIVDPETFESQLKALKKAGYYTLTPEEAHRILAKNEVPKGKKFVWLTFDDGVEDFYTIVYPLLKKYKMTATNNIITDFTQKEKENVLTFDQIKEMKKSGLTFESHTVNHPDLANSSLETQKNELVASKRLLDKVLDQNTSVIVYPSGRYSQVTIDQAKKADYKLGLTTKNGLASSADGLYALKRVRILPTTTGEDLLTMIQE, from the coding sequence ATGAGTAAACGAAGAGTACCTAAAAAAATCAAAGCCCTACTTGGAATCAATGCCTTCCTACTGGTCTGTATCTTTATTTGTAGCTTTCTTCTGATCAAACGGATCACTCAGCCGAGGGACGGGAATACCAGTGGCACTGCCGTGACGCGTTCTCTCGAGGAAGGTAGCTCCTCTATAGAGTGGACTCGAGTGAAAAAACCGGTCAAACTGCCCATCCTCATGTACCACTCCGTACACAATATGGCCGAGTCCGAAGCTGCCAATGCCAATCTGATTGTCGATCCTGAGACCTTTGAAAGCCAACTAAAGGCCCTGAAAAAAGCGGGTTACTACACCCTGACACCTGAGGAAGCCCATCGCATCCTCGCCAAGAATGAAGTCCCAAAAGGAAAGAAATTTGTCTGGCTAACCTTTGATGATGGCGTCGAAGATTTCTATACTATCGTCTATCCGCTTCTCAAAAAATATAAGATGACCGCCACTAACAATATCATCACGGACTTTACACAAAAAGAAAAAGAAAATGTCTTGACCTTTGACCAAATCAAAGAGATGAAAAAATCTGGCTTGACCTTTGAAAGCCATACGGTCAATCATCCAGACCTAGCCAATTCCAGTCTTGAGACCCAAAAGAATGAGCTGGTCGCTTCTAAACGCCTGCTGGATAAGGTGCTGGATCAAAATACCAGCGTTATCGTCTACCCATCTGGTCGCTACAGCCAGGTCACGATCGACCAAGCCAAGAAAGCTGACTACAAACTAGGCCTCACCACTAAAAATGGACTCGCCAGTTCCGCTGATGGCCTATACGCCCTCAAACGAGTCCGGATCCTTCCAACCACTACAGGAGAGGATCTCCTAACCATGATCCAAGAATAA